The proteins below come from a single Saccharopolyspora sp. SCSIO 74807 genomic window:
- a CDS encoding DUF6131 family protein, giving the protein MITLGVILLILGLVLSVPVLYTIGGILIVAGLVLFVLGRMGTKVGGRAHWF; this is encoded by the coding sequence GTGATCACCCTAGGTGTCATCCTGCTGATCCTCGGCCTGGTGCTGAGCGTCCCCGTCCTCTACACGATCGGCGGCATCCTGATCGTCGCGGGCCTGGTCCTGTTCGTGCTCGGCCGAATGGGCACCAAGGTCGGCGGCCGCGCCCACTGGTTCTGA
- a CDS encoding aromatic acid exporter family protein: protein MTGGDTTGRTAVHRAKERAERLIGTLRRGLGHAGPDRDAMLSIVKSVFAAAVAWLIANNLLHAPSATFAPFTALLMVQATVSQSVDQSARYAAAMVAGVVLAGVLTPTLGAAMWTFAVLILVALVFGRWRKLGQQGPQVGVAALFAYSSFTQSPALSSSYLQLASIAGLVLLGCALGVLTNLVIVPPMRYRSAEHGIGSLAHSLCDLLTDVSEGLHGGVPDRESAQAWQHRADQLPESVAQARATVEHAAETMRFNPRRLFMRDSTSFAGHRTILNALERAGEQLRSGLRGVHNAAATDHPQDRAHHRFIIGYAELLAAAAEAARNLGRLHSADDTPQLRELDDATSRAERAYRELAEQAGDETLDSPRQWPIYGALQTDAHRLVEEFIHARHSLSRLLEPDREEPRSVGSAGN from the coding sequence ATGACCGGAGGCGACACGACCGGACGGACCGCGGTCCACCGGGCGAAGGAACGCGCCGAACGCCTCATCGGCACGCTGCGGCGAGGTCTGGGCCACGCCGGCCCGGACCGCGACGCGATGTTGTCGATCGTGAAGAGCGTGTTCGCGGCAGCCGTGGCCTGGCTGATCGCGAACAACCTGCTGCACGCGCCTTCGGCGACGTTCGCCCCGTTCACCGCGTTGCTGATGGTGCAGGCGACGGTGTCGCAGTCGGTGGACCAGTCCGCCCGCTACGCCGCGGCGATGGTGGCCGGCGTGGTCCTGGCCGGGGTGCTCACGCCCACGCTCGGTGCCGCGATGTGGACGTTCGCGGTACTGATCCTGGTCGCGCTGGTTTTCGGGCGCTGGCGCAAACTCGGCCAGCAGGGACCGCAGGTCGGGGTGGCCGCGCTGTTCGCCTACTCGTCGTTCACCCAGTCACCCGCGCTCTCCTCCAGCTATCTCCAGCTGGCCAGCATCGCCGGACTGGTGCTGCTGGGTTGCGCGCTGGGAGTGCTCACCAATCTCGTGATCGTGCCGCCGATGCGCTACCGCAGCGCCGAGCACGGCATCGGTTCACTGGCCCACTCGCTGTGCGACCTGCTCACCGACGTGTCGGAGGGCTTGCACGGCGGTGTGCCGGACCGGGAATCGGCGCAGGCGTGGCAGCACCGCGCCGACCAGTTGCCGGAGTCGGTGGCGCAGGCGCGCGCCACCGTCGAGCACGCCGCCGAGACCATGCGGTTCAACCCGCGCAGGTTGTTCATGCGGGACTCCACCTCCTTCGCCGGCCACCGCACGATCCTCAACGCGCTGGAGCGCGCGGGTGAGCAACTGCGCTCCGGCCTGCGCGGCGTGCACAACGCCGCCGCCACCGACCACCCGCAGGACCGGGCACACCACCGGTTCATCATCGGCTACGCCGAACTGCTCGCTGCAGCGGCCGAAGCGGCTCGAAACCTCGGCCGGTTGCACAGCGCCGACGACACGCCACAACTGCGCGAACTCGACGACGCCACTTCCCGGGCCGAACGCGCTTACCGCGAGCTCGCCGAACAGGCCGGGGACGAAACGCTCGACAGCCCGCGGCAATGGCCGATCTACGGCGCCCTGCAAACCGACGCGCACCGCTTGGTCGAAGAGTTCATCCACGCCCGCCATTCCCTGTCACGCCTGCTCGAACCCGACCGGGAGGAACCCCGATCCGTGGGCTCCGCGGGGAATTAG